Proteins found in one Paenibacillus dendritiformis genomic segment:
- a CDS encoding GtrA family protein — protein sequence MKNKNLMLLIKYGIIGLINTAVGLSTTYMLYWGVGLSHLLSTALGNFLGLLGSFVLNKKYTFKHNGNLLIIFSRFLLVCILTYILSYVVLHSILMKIKSNYIGEDYFMNLIILVESGFYTLLSFFFHKLFTFK from the coding sequence ATGAAAAATAAAAATTTAATGTTATTAATTAAATATGGGATTATTGGACTGATCAATACTGCTGTAGGCTTAAGTACAACATACATGTTATATTGGGGCGTTGGCTTATCACATTTATTATCTACTGCACTAGGGAATTTCCTGGGTTTACTTGGAAGTTTCGTATTGAACAAAAAATATACGTTCAAGCATAATGGGAATTTACTGATCATATTTAGTAGGTTTTTATTAGTTTGTATATTAACCTATATTCTCTCATATGTCGTGCTACACTCAATTTTAATGAAGATTAAATCAAATTATATTGGTGAAGATTATTTTATGAATTTAATAATATTGGTTGAATCCGGTTTCTATACTTTACTTTCGTTTTTTTTTCATAAGCTCTTTACCTTTAAGTAA